In the Primulina tabacum isolate GXHZ01 chromosome 15, ASM2559414v2, whole genome shotgun sequence genome, TTGCTAAATCAGGCGACTTTTGTGGCTAAAGATtctgatgaaaagaatgaaattCAAGCCAATTCCACAAAGGGGATACCTGAATTGGATTTTGGTAGTTTTAGCAGTACATCTAGCATACAAGTTGGTTCTCCAAATGGACCAGTCTGCTCACATCCCACTGAAGTGCAAAAGGGAAATGAACAATTGGTTGTTGAACCACCCTCCAGTAATCACTTTCCAAGTATGACAGATAATGGAAAAACTGCTGACTCTGATCATGGCTGTGATGAGAGAAATCAAGCAACAAGTAGTGGAACAAACTTTCCTGCATTACTTGGTTTGGATAATGAAAACAAGTCATCTAAGAAATCTAGCTCAGAATTGCAAGACTTTGATGGGGTAAAGTCCAGTGATTCCATCAACAATTCATCAGTTAAAGCACACAATGAAGTGACCTCTCGGAAGGCTGATGACCCTCTTTTAGTTTCTCGAGATGTACTACCTCGAGGTTTAATTAACTCTGGGAATTTATGTTTCCTTAATGCAACCCTTCAAGCTCTCCTGTCCTGTTCTCCATTTATTCTGCTGCTACAGGGATTAAGGAATCGGAATTTTCCTAAGGTTTGGTTTCTTTGCTCGTTCAATTTACGTTGTAAAGTGGCATGTGGTTGTTAGTTTTTGTACACTGTgattttaattaaagaaaaaactcCATTTTCTGTTTATAGGTTGGCTACCCAACATTAACTGCATTTGCAGAGTTCATTGCGGAATTTGACTTTCCAGGTGGAACCAACATAACGAAGAAAGATACTAATGTTCTTGAAACTGGGAGGTCTTTCAGTCCTATCATGTTTGAAGCTGTGTTGAAAAATTTCAGCCCTGATGTTCCCTCTAGCATTTCAGGGAGGCCTAGGTTTGTGCTTTTCCACGAAGTTATCATTGTTTGTCAACTTTTTGGGCTATGAAGTGTTGATTTCAGTCTGAAATGTACTTGATAATTTTTGAAGCCCTATGTCAAAAGTAATTTGCGGCTTGTAGGAGTGATCATGCTCATAGAAATTAGCCACTATATCGAGTTGCATCAATGCATCAAATGATTTTTTAGAAGTAGCTGTAGGTGCATTATAAAGTTGGTGTTGAAATATCGTGTTTTATGCATTTTCATTTAAAGAGTTTCAACATTTGATTCTCTTTGTACACAGACAAGAAGACGCACAAGAATTTTTAAGTTTCAGTTTGCATCAAATGCATGATGAATTGCTAAAGTTTGAGGGGCAATCCCAATTAGATGGCCAGAAAACTTCTTTGGTTtctatatctgaagatgatgaaTGGGAGACAGTTGGCCCTAAGAATACATCTGCAGTGACAAGAACACAGAATTTTAATCCCTCAGAACTGAGTAAAATATTTGGCGGACAATTGCGAAGTGTTGTGAAGGCAAAAGGTATGTTACAGTGATTGGCTAGGGCACCCTTTTATAAATTTGCACATGATATTGGCACTGTTGGTTTTAATTCGTATGAATTCATGGTTGCATAATTAACTAATGGATCATTTCGGTTATATGAAGACCCATGCATTCTTTTCGGACCTGAAATGTAATTTTATACTGAATGTCTCAAATTATCTTCTTCAGCTTTTAGTTTATCCAAACTGGTGTCCGTGTGGGTATTATTCACTGTAATTTTTCCAAATTTCCCACATGCCACCATTTCTTATTTTCTCTCTCAGTTAAAAGGtttttgtttcctttttctcttttAAATTTTCTCAACTTATATTATTTTCTGCCGCACAACTTGTCAGCTAGCAACCTCGCATACTTTTAGATAGTTGAGATGTGATTCTGATGTTCTAATTGAGTGAGAACTAATAAGACAGGCGAGAAGGATACATTGTGAGGCACCCACTAGTGTGAATTTGAACACAGTAGATTTTCCATGGTATTCGGTGTTTCTGCTATAATATTTAGGCTGACTTGGATGAGCAATTTTCGATGAACCAAATGAAAATGTTGTACGCTTTGTGCTTACCAGTTCTAGACACTGCataattagatattttttttattgatctaATTCATTTTTGCTTGATTTCACACAATGTTAATCGTGGCCATCATAGTGGGTATAGCAAATCCCCTGGATGTTTCAACTTTTGGTTGTAATTTTTGTGGTGAAGAAAGTGATACGATATTTTCTAAATTGGAAAATGCCTGATTGTAGAATGAAATTTATCTTGAGGGAACAACCTCGGTGATCCTACCAATTTTCTGAGGTGTGATTAGTTGAATGAAACTT is a window encoding:
- the LOC142526724 gene encoding ubiquitin carboxyl-terminal hydrolase 24-like, with the protein product MGDPSKVLLFGSFTEDETKSLLNQATFVAKDSDEKNEIQANSTKGIPELDFGSFSSTSSIQVGSPNGPVCSHPTEVQKGNEQLVVEPPSSNHFPSMTDNGKTADSDHGCDERNQATSSGTNFPALLGLDNENKSSKKSSSELQDFDGVKSSDSINNSSVKAHNEVTSRKADDPLLVSRDVLPRGLINSGNLCFLNATLQALLSCSPFILLLQGLRNRNFPKVGYPTLTAFAEFIAEFDFPGGTNITKKDTNVLETGRSFSPIMFEAVLKNFSPDVPSSISGRPRQEDAQEFLSFSLHQMHDELLKFEGQSQLDGQKTSLVSISEDDEWETVGPKNTSAVTRTQNFNPSELSKIFGGQLRSVVKAKGNKASATVQPFLLLHLDISHESIQTIEDALHSFSAPETLEEYRASSTGKAGLVAARKSIKIQSLPKIMILHLMRFSYNSGGSTKLHKPVHFPLELVLSRDLFVSAASEGRKYELVSSITHHGREASKGHYTADVRHPNNQWLRFDDAAVTAINTSKVLHDQAYILFYKQL